The nucleotide sequence GTTATCATTGAAGTCTGTAAGTCAGACGCATACACAACCAACTTACTATCAACAATTTCAAACAAGAAATTTTCCAGAATAGGAACAACAGGATTAGTGGTAATAACACCATTTATAGAAGTTAAATGCTTCAGTAATGATGATGAAGAAACTACGAATTTCATAGGTAAATTCCTGGGATTTTGAAATAAAAATACTCGGGTAAAGGTAGCAAAGAAATTAAAAAATACCTATACACTAGTTAAGGAAATTTCAATTTTACCTTTTATTATTTTATGTCCACTTTGCTATTGCTTATACACAAAATCCTCCTTTACAGGAAGTAGCCTTTCAACAAGCTCATTTCTTAAAATTACAGGTTCATTAATTGCTTTCACCAGGCCGAACCAATACTTTTCATCCTTAGGCTTATAGATCAACAGCTCATTGCTTCTCTCTTTAAGCATATCTTCCACTTCTAAAATTGCTTTTGGCTGTAAATTAGCCAGTTCTTCACGCAAAGAGTCTGGATTATCTACAAATCCACTGACATTGACCATTACGAAACTCTGAAGGTAATTAACCAATTTCATAGTGTCTATAGGATTTATTCCTGCTATACCGAAACTCCCCTCCTGATACTTGATCTCAAAATCATCTTCTTCGCTTTCAGGATAATGCACCTTTATCTTTTGAAGAGACCGGTTATCACTGGCAAACACAGTCCTAGACCTCCAGTCGTTTTCTGACAAGGTAAGCAGGTTGGTCAGGTTTCCTGTAAAACCAGGCACATAGGTAATATATGGCGTATCACTACCTTCTTTGAGAAAATAAGAACTGTTAGGGTCGTTATCATTAGACAGAACATGAAATACATGTTCGCCATCTTTTTCTTTCACGTTAACCCGAATCCCTTCGCTTTTCAGTTTTTCATACACTTTTTGCTTATTCTCTTCCGATACAGGGCGTCTTATTTCAAGCTTAGCAATACCAAAAAGCAATAAATCAGAAAGCTGAATACGTGTTGGGTATTTTTCATTGATAATCCACACGTTGTTCCTGTCTCTTCTCAGAACGCCGTTTATTTCGTCAGACTGATACCCTATTTCATAAACCGAAGACGTATCTGCAATGCTTACAGCCAAATCTTCATTAAAGGTAGACCCGGTACGCTTTTCCTTTACCGTAAACCAAGCTGCGATAGACAATACAACAACTAGGGATAATAAAATTTTTATTCTGGTAGTAAGAATCATGATCTAAACTGCTCAAATTTTCTTTTTCTATAAATGTACCTTACAACTCCAAAACCAATTATCAATATTACAGGAACTGCCAGGTTGATGATCTGCCACATCAAGCGCTCTTCTTCAATTCTAACCTTATCCAAAGGCCGTAAGATTACTTCACGCGCTCGAACATTGACAATGCCTTTATCATCAAGCAAATGCGCTACAGCATTTAAAACCAATTCTTTATTACCAAAGGTCTGTCTGGAATACATGTCATAGCCCAGTGGCAACACTTCATTGCGCTTTGGATCCATTTCGTTCCTTATAAAGTCTCCATCAGAACATACCAAGATACTAGATGACTGGTTCTGCCCGACAGCTTTCTGACCCGCAACAGGAGACGGTCTATTTTTATACAATGAAGTAAACTTACCTTCAAGCAAGAACATCATGGCTTGTGGCCCTTTGTTATACTCCCTTGGGTTAGCATCTGCACGCATTTCGTTAAGCGAAAGTTTGGCAGGGGCATTTAACAATTTTGAATACTTTGAAGAAAATACCAAAGGGGTTTTGACAATACCATCAGCCTTAACAGAATCCATGCTCCCCACAAACTTACCATACACAGCATCCATGTTTTTGACAATAGGATGGTTCCCAAAAGTATTCAATAGAGGGAAAAACCGCCAATTGACCATTTGAACATTTGGCTTGTCTCCCATCATGCCCACATTCACTGGTATATATCCTGAATTCAAGTCTTTGATCAGGTTGTAGTTAAGCCTAACACCATACCTAAAAAGCAGGTCATCCAAATTAGTTTCATAAGGAAAAATCACCCCTCCTTCATCTCCCAGACTATCCATATCAACATTCACATTATTGATAAAAAACATAGCCTTCCCACCATTCACAATGTATTGGTCAATAAGGAATTTTTCCTGTTCTGTGTAAGGTGTTTTAGGAGCTGCAACCACCAAAGCGTCATAATTGTCCAGTTCCCTGGTATCTTCCAAGTTAATTCTGTACACATTATAATACTTTTGCAAACTTGATTTTAAATCTGCCACTTCTACCTCATTAAGCTCGCCATGCCCTTCTATAAACGCAATGGATTTACGCTTTTTCTGGGTCAACTGTCTAATCGCTGAAATCAACTCATACTCTACCCCTTCTACAGATTGGTTCAACGTTTCCTGAGGGTCAGCGGTTTTATTTCCCTTAAGAAGCATTACTGGCACCTCTTGGTTTTTATAACTAAGCATGGCACCCGGAAAGATCAGCTTTTCTACTTTCTTATCACCTTCTTTCGCAAAAAGGTTAGTTGGCTGAATTCCCTTTTGCGCAAGCTGATAATAAATTCTTTTGCGCATTTCCTCATCAGCTTCTGCTCCCGGATTAATGAAACGATACTGGATTTTAGTGCCTGCGTGAATTCTGAACTCATCCAACGTTTCCCGAATAGTACGCTGAAGCCGCTCAAAACCTGACGGGAACTCACCTTCCAGATACACCTCTACCGTAACAACATCGTCTAATTCCTTAAGAATATCTATAGATGTATCAGAAATTGTATACCTTTTATCTTCTGTAAGGTCAATACGGAAAAAGTGACCTGACGCTATTATATTTACTAATACAATAATTATTAGTATCAGGACATATTCTATAATCTGATTCCACTTATTTTTTACCATTTTCTACTTCCCAGGATAAGTTTGGTGGACAATAACATGATGGAAATGACACTAAAGAAATATACAAGATTTCTGGAGTCAATCAATCCTTTGCTGAGTGCTCTGTAGTGATAGGAAATACCTAGCTTGTCTATTAATACCGAATACTGTCCCCATACATTGACAGATGCCAGCGATTCAAAACCGGTATAGAATATAAAACAGAGAAACACTGCTATAATAAAAGAGACAATCTGGTTGGTAGTAAGGACAGAAGACATAATACCAATAGAGGCAAAAACGCTTCCTAAAAGGATTAGCCCGATATATGAGCCAGCTACTGCTGCGGAGTCCACATTTCCGGCGGGGCTACCTAATTCACTTACCGTATAATAATAAAGTAAGGTAGGCACTAAAGCTAGGCAAACCAGCACTATGGCAGAGAAATATTTTCCAAATATAATTTGCCAGTCAGTAACTGGGCGCGTCAACAGCAATTCTATAGTTCCATCTTTTTTCTCTTCAGCAAAGGTGCGCATAGTAATAGCGGGAATAAGAAAGATGAACACCCAAGGCGCCAAGGAGAAAAAGGCTTCCATTTCAGCAAAGCCATACTCGAAAATACTCGTTTCAGGAAATACCCAAATAAACAGGCCTATAGCCGTCAAAAACAAGATAATGACGATATAGGCTATCAAAGAGTTTAAAAAGGCGTTAATTTCTTTTTGTAATATACTAAGCATATTAAAAGATTTATTGCATCAGGGACATACCCCCGTCAAACCGATTCTTTATTAGTTAATTCACGAAAGACTTTTTCCAGAGAGTTCACCTCTTGCTTCAATCCTACCAAAGCCCAATGATGTTCAGAAGCAGCTTTGAAAATCTGGGATCTGATATCTTCTGCACCAGTAGTAAGCTCATAACGACCAGTAGAGATTTGTTTCACATCCATTACGCCAGGAATAGCTCTCAATGCTTCAACATCAATCTCATGCTCAAATTCCACAGAAAGCACTTTGGTACCACTACTTCTGCTATGCAATGCAGCAACCGAATCATCAGCGACAATTTCTCCCCTGTTGATAATGATCACCCTATCGCATAAAGCTTCTACCTCTTGCATGATATGGGTAGAAAAAATCACCGTTTTTTCCCTGCTCACATCTTTAATAAGCGTACGAATATCTTGGATCTGATTTGGATCCAGCCCAGTCGTAGGCTCATCAAGAATAAGTACCTCCGGGTCATGGATCAGTGCCTGTGCCAGACCAACACGTTGACGGAAACCCTTTGACAAAGCGCCTATTTTCTTGTTCTGCTCAATAGTCAAACCACAAATCTCAACCATCTCAGCCACCCTCTCCTTTAGCTTAGCTCCTCTCATACCATGAAGCGACCCTATAAAACGCAGGTATTCGTGAACATACATGTCAAGGTAAAGAGGGTTGTGTTCAGGAAGGTAACCGACCCTGCGCTGAACTTCTAACGGGTCATCTGAAACACTGTACCCACAGACCTCAACAGAGCCACCGGACGGCGGAATATATCCCGTAGCAATTTTCATGGTTGTGGATTTACCCGCCCCGTTTGGCCCAAGAAAACCTGTAATTTGGCCTTTTTGGGCTTCAAATGTGATATTGTTTACGGCATATTGGGTACCATAAACCCTCGTAAGTTCTTTCACTTTTACACTCATACCCCTGTTTCTTTAGTTGGATCGGTCGGAGAAGTTGCTGTTTCTACAAAAAAACGCACAAAATAGTTCCTAAGTATAAAAATTCCCTTCGGATCAATCAACTCCCACAATTAAGAAAAACTACACAAAAGTAACTTCATTTATATAAAATGAAATTATTTCAATACTTTTTCTTTAATTCCAGTAATATTTGCCTTCACTTTTACCTTTAGTTCTGTAATTTTACCGTATGATTGAAATTTATACAGACGGGGCATCAAGAGGGAACCCTGGGCCTGGTGGTTACGGTGTGGTAATGAAATACCATCAACACAGAAAAGAAATAAGCGAAGGCTTTAGGAAAACGACCAATAATAGAATGGAACTATTAGCTGTCATAGTGGGACTTGAAGCTTTAAAAAAGCCTGGCATGGAGGTCACTATATACTCCGATTCTAAGTATGTAGTAGATGCTGTGGAGAAAGGTTGGGTCTGGAATTGGATAAAAAAGAATTTTAAAGACAAAAAAAACAAAGATCTTTGGTTACGCTTTGCCAATGTATACCGTAGGCATAAGGTAAAATTAAAATGGATTAAAGGCCATGCCGGACATATCGAAAACGAAATCTGCGACAAACTTGCGGTAGAAAGCGCAGAAAGTGGCAACCTAAAAGTAGACGAAGGGTATGAGTCAGGAGGAATGTAACTTACTTTACAAGTTATAGTAATATGATTTCAGCAGATCGTTAAATGCGGAAGTATATGATTGATCACTATTTCTGATCACCAGCTCTGAAACAAGTGCGTTAGGCTTTGTAATTTTAGAAAATACACCAACAACCCTAATAGCTGGTTTACCATAGTGATTCCTAATTAATATTTTTTCCTGGCAACTCAGTTGATACCGCTCAGCTTCTTGCTCAAATGAAGCAAATTCTTTTTCGGGGTAAAGAATATAAAAACGGCCATCGTATTTAAGATACTTGTCTGCAAACTGCAACAAAACAGAAGGCGACAGCCCAGCAGAGTGGCAAGCCAGGTCATATTTGGCCTTTCCAGACTTTAAATAATCTTTATAAAAAGGAGGATTGCAACATATCAAATCATATCCATCTCTAGGGCGATAATCTTGAAGCGCTTGATGGTAAACAGAAACCTGTTCTGGCCAAGGACTATGATTGATGTTAAATAAAGCTTGCTTATATGCACTTTCATCTTTTTCAATGGCATCAATATGGCCTATGGCACGTTGGGCGACCATTAAAGCCAACAACCCCGTACCGGTACCTATATCAAGTATTCTTTTTGCACCCTCGGGCTTAATCAAAGCCCCAAAAACACAAGAATCAGTGCACACTTTCATGCCACACTGATCCTGGTAAATAGTGAACTGTTTAAACTTGAAGTAATTATTGGCCATTAGAGCTTTTCTTTAATAAACTTTACGCCAAAAGCTTCCAGCTCTTTTAAGATAGGGTTATAAAACTCAGAAGTCACTGGCAGCATTACCCCCTTTGCCGAAATTTCCCCTTCAAGGATAAGGCGTGTAGCAATCCCGGCAGGATATCCGACAGTTGCAGCCATTGCCGTATGGCCGGCATCCTTTCCGGTAAATGTCATCGTGGTGGAAAAGTTTTCCTGCTTACCTTGCACGTCAAAGCTAAAAATATGCTTCATTACAACCAAGTCTGCATCAGAGCTATCCAGCTTCCATTTCTTCTCGATAATAGATTGTAATATTTGGGCAGCAGTAGCATTTGCAATACCTTGCTTTTCCTGATCGTCCAACAATCCAAGCCAAACCAGTTTATCAAACGTTTCTGATTCTTGAGATATACCTAAATAACTGGCAAGACGTTCCGAAACAGAGCCGTTACCACCCGGTAAAAAAGATTCTGTAAAAGCAAGGTTGGACAAATGTTCAGACCCTTCAAGTACAACAGTATCGTCTGTGAGCCCTAACTGCACCAGCATATCCCAACTAGAAGAAAATCCAGCATAGCGTAAAGTTCCCCGAATAAAAGTAGAAACACCCTGAAGGTTGTATAGGTCAAGATATTTCAAAGAGTCCCGGTTAGGGTAACCTTCTAAAGTTCCATATCCTGCAACAGGCACCTCTTCAAGGCGCTGAAAGAGTTTATGGTAAGGTAGGTATTTATATCCTCCATCCTCCATGTACTTAGCTGCTGGCCCCTGACCGGCAAGAACGACATTTCGAGGGTTCCAAGATATTTTATAATGCCATGGATTTGTATCTGCTTCAGGAGCAACCAAGCCACCTGTATACGATTTAAAAGAAACCAACTTCCCCCCTTTTGCCTTATGTTCATCAATTTCTTTTAAAGCAGACATATGGTCAATACCAGGATCTAGACCTGCCTCCATGAGCAATACTACCCCATTCTTCTTTGCCTCATCGTCTAAAGACCTAATCTCCTCGCTCATATAAGAAGCAGAGACAAAGTGTACTCCCAGCTCAACACAATCTCTAGCAATTGTATAATGCAAGCGAGGAGGAAGCAGCGAAACAGTTATGTCATGTTTTTGTATGAGCGACCTTCGCACTTCGTCATCCATAACATCTATCGAAAGCGTCTCAAAATAAACAGACTTAGGAAGGTTTGCTACATAAGGACTTAAAAGCATATCTGCAATGGTGAGTTTCCATTGTTTCTTTGCACATAAACCCAGTAAATATTCAATAAGTACCTGAGAAGATTTCCCAGAACCAAAAAGAAGAATTTGCTTCATATAAACAGTTTGTTTAGTATTAAGGTAAAACAAATATACAAGACAACAAAAGTTTATGAAGGAACATCGGCTGAAAACTACCCGTACGGCAAGATTTTTTACATTAGGCACCATAACAGAACGAACAAAAAACATCTGGTTTGTTATTCATGGGTATGGTCAGTTAGCCGAATATTTTATTAGAAACTTCACCCCTATTCATGATGAAGAGAACGTAATCGTAGCCCCCGAGGCTTTGTCCAGGTTTTATTTATCAGGATATACAGGGCGCGTAGGTGCTAGTTGGATGACCAAAGAAGACCGTGATAGTGAAATTGAAGATTATATCCAATATATGAACCAAGTTTACCAAACACTGAAACCACATGCCAGCATAAACATAAACATCTTAGGTTTTTCGCAAGGTGTTTCTACTGCCTACCGATGGGCACTAAGTTCGCAATTATTCAATCCAAATAAACTTATACTATGGGCGGGAATATTCCCACCAGACATTAAAACCGACTTTGGATCCCAAATTGACAAGCTTAAAGCCGTTGATACCTATGTAGTATATGGGACTAAAGACCCTATGCTACAGCAAGAGCACTTAGAAAAATTTGAAGCGTTCAAAAAAGTAAAAAAAGACCTGGAGGTAATTACATTCGAAGGAGAGCATGAGATCAATAAAGCAGCTTTATTGAAAATAGTCGAAAGAGAAAGCTAAAATATGTAGTTGACAAAGCTAGAACAAATATCCTCTAACGGTCAAAAAAAAAGCCCTGTCCAAAGACAAGGCTTTTTTTAAATGTTAGTTGTTAAACTTGTGCTTATTCTACTACAAGTCTAGAAGCACCTACAGGGACACCGTCACCTAAAACAGTAACTAAGTATACACCTTTGCTTAGGTTGCTAACAGGGATTTCAGTTTCAGATCTTCCACCGTTGAAAGAAGCAACTTCAACACCCATTAAGTTAGATACTCTAACTTCAACATTACCACTTTTCACAGACTCATAAGAAACAAGCGCCTGAGAAGAAGCTGGGTTAGGGAAAACTTTCAAAGGTTGTTTAGCAGCAGCCTTTCTTACAGGAGTGATACGGCAGTCTCCTACTTGAATAGAGTGGATAAGTATAGTAGCATCTTCCAGACCAGCATGGAACCATTCAGGATCGTTTTCCATGTTACCTTCTCCGTATTTAGGAACAGTGTTAACTAAAGTAAAATTGATGCTTGAAATTTGAGACAAGTCTACATCGTGCAATTCACCAGGCCCATAATCAGGACGATCTGGATGATCATACCATTCCATTTGAACAGCACCATCATATTCGAAGAAAATTTCAAACTCTTCCTGGTTTGCAGGAATAACTTCTGCTATAGTGTGTTCCCAAGCATTAGCTAAATTATCTTCATCAACAGTAGGTTTAGTATCAGCAGTATGTCCATAAATATCTTGTAGAGAAATCCTAATTTCTACAGGATAATCATTCATGTTCGATACTATTGCCAATAACTGACTACTTGGGGTAAAATCTAAAGTAAATGGATCTTCCCCTTCTTGCCCCCCATTGCCATTGCCATTATCATCATGATAGAACCTAGCCGTTGCACCATTCCCATTATCTTCACCATTCCCGTTTTCTTCGCCATTCCCATTATCTGGGTATTCAATATTTGCTCTGTCCCCAAAACTAATACCAAAAGGTTCAAAAGCACCTATTGGCTGAGTAACAGTAGCCTCCAAATACCCTTCTTCAGTATTTCTATCTAAAGAGTAAGAGAAAGTACCTTCTTCATTTCTTTCAGGAGTGGAACCTAGCGTCAAGACCGTATAAGAAGTGTCTTGCCATTCGTAAAATCCAGTTCCGTAACGGCGTTCGAAATCGTCATCGTCTTGAGCTCTCCATAAAAATGGCTCTGGTCCACTAAAATCATCATAAACATAATGCGCATCGATTGCTGGTTCATCACAAACAAATTCATCCTGCGCATAAGACATTGATGCAATACCCATTGCACCAGCTAATAGTAGCAGTTTCTTCATAAATTGTTTAAGTTAATTGTTTCTAAAATTTAAGTAAGTCGTATGACAATATTAATATTAAATATGATCAAATAAAAATGGCATTTGAAAAAAATATCACTCTATTTACAATAAAAGCACAAAGTCAGCAAACTATGAGAATTAAATTGTAAACAACTTAACAGCCTGCGTCACTTGTAGCAGAATCATGTGCCAAAAGTAATTAAATACATACAAAAAACAAACACTTAAGCGAAATTTATTACATTCAACAAACAATACCTTTCACAGATACTATCTTAATATTAACTACAAACAAAGCATTAGGCAATCCTTCTTCAACCAAAACACAAATTCAACTAAATATTTTATCCCTAAAATATTACGCAGCATACTCATAAAGTTGCACAAAGGTTTTTCGATGCCAGATCCCTCCTACGTCAGAACGAGCTACTTGTCATGCGGACATAAAAAAAGCCTCACCTGACTGAGACTATAAAAAAGTTGAAAATGACCTTCTCTATTCAAAGTGCAGGAATAGACTGATGGTATGTGTATTCAGCCGGTTTAAGCTGCGGGCATAAATATTAGGGTCTCGTGACAGCAAGTTGACCAGTCCGTGAGACAAACGGATTTCAGGGGAAAACTTGAACAATGGAAAGTAAAAATCAAGACCAGCTCCATATTCAATAGCAAAATCCATAGTATTTACCCGTAACTGGTCATCACCCCTATCTCTTTTATTAGCGCCAGCCTCTATACCAGCTTTTACGCCACCTACTGCATACATACGCATATTGCCTCTTCTCTGGGACTTATATTTTACCAATAGAGGAAATTCAATGAAAGTGGACTCGTTCTGTTGTTCTTCAAAAGCACCTCCTCTATAGCGGTACACCACTGTCCGCTCATAAAAAGACACCGTAGGTAATAGTCGCAAATCAAAATAATCTGCAAACTTCATGTTGACTATAAAACCCAAAGAAAAGCCTGGCCGACCAGGGGAAAGCGCTGAAGTCAAGGTGTCGGACTCCAGGTAATAATTAGAATGCGTAAGATTGAACCTCGCCGCATTCATGCCGAGGGTGAAACCATAGTGCATCCGCTTATCGTCATAAAAAGGGAGGTTAAGTTCTGTCCTTTGTCTACTCTGCGCATAAATATCTTTTCCTGAGAAAAGCAGCACAAGCAAAAAGATAAAACCTATTTTTTTGCTGTATATATGGAACTTATTCCAAAAGTTAATGTTGTACATTTTGAAGATTTAAAACCTATTCCCGTTAATTTATCTAAAAAAGCCTCTCCTGATGGAAAATTTTCTACAGACTCTGGCAAATAAGAATACGCTGCATTGTCTCTCGAAACAAGTTTTCCTATCAAAGGCAAGATTCTCTTAAAATATAAACTGAACAAACCTCTAAGTATGGAATTTGTTGGCATTGAAAGCTCCAGTACCATGACGGTACCATTACTTTTTAGCACCCTATAAAATTCTGAAAGTCCTTTTTCCAAGTTCTCAAAATTCCTCACACCAAAAGCGACGATAATGGCATCGAAAGTATTGTCTTCAAAAGGCAATTGCTCTGAATCTGCTTGTTGAAAACTAATTTTATCTGTCAATCCAGCTTTTTCCACCTTCTTTCTTCCTACTTCAAGCATTCCAGCAGAGATATCAACCCCGGTAATATGCTTTGCGCCTGACTTCAATGCAGCAACTGAAAAATCGCCCGTCCCGGTCGCTACATCAAGTATTGTTTCAGGTTTTTCATGGCTAAGCATTTTAATAGCCTTCTTTCTCCAGCCTTTATCAATTCCCAGGCTCAAAAAATGATTTAAAAAATCATATTTATGGGAAATGTTGTCAAACATTCTTGCCACCTGCACTTTTTTCCCCTCTGTGGAATCCTTATACGGTGTAACGGTCATTTTTCAATTTTAATATAAAATATATTGCCCAAACCTTAATCCTTTAATACCAGCCCACTGGTGATACAACTTTTTAATAAGCGAATCGTAGGTAGCTTAACCATAAGCTACTAGGCTCAGTACTTCATAAGGCATTTACAGCACCCCTATCCCCAAGTATGCTTTTTAAGGTTCAGCAAACTCAAAATTAAGTAAAAAATTTAAGGTTTTATTGTAAATTCTCAATTTCTCTTGATCGATTAATGCGAATTAAGTCATAATCAAGTAAAATCAAATTTAACAGGTAGAGACCCTAACGCTAGAGATCAAAAAATGGCATAGGAGTACTGATAGAAAAACAACTCTAGGATTGTCGCTTTTCTATCATGTAGAGGATGGGGCATATAAAAAAAGAAAAGGCTGCTGATAGCTTAAATAACTATTACAACAACCTTTTAATTAAATTTTTATACACAATAAAGTTTCTAGATAGGAAGCAAAGCTTCAACATCTAAAAAACAAGAGCTTAGGCTCGATTCAAGTCCCTATTGTATATTATAAACCTTGTAAGTTTATTACTTTACAACAAGCTCATCTGTTTCCATCAGTTCAAAAAACTGATCAAATACTTTTTTCTCAATAAGATACGTTGGCTTATGGCTGGCCCACTCACTGGAAATTTCAAAGAGATTGTTAAAAGTCCTTCCTTTATACACTTTTTTCTCCTCAAAACCCTCATAAGAAGGTTTGCGTATACAACGATACTGGATTTTTTTTACTGCTGACATATATATTATATGAAAATTTTGGCTTAAATGTATAATCAAAAAAAGCGCATAAATGTTCTTTTTACTTAAGGAAATTTATCCACTTTTCAACATTCTTCAGACAAGCACACGAAAGCCTGCTTCATCCATACCTATATCGTATCTAACCAAGAATTTATTTTCCTTGTAAGAAAATTTAATATTTTTTTAATATTAGAACCGATCTTTTTAGAACGTCTGCAAGGAGCATATTTTTTATAAAAAATAATAGTTTGAAAATTCACTTTTTTAGCTAAAGCATGTAGATCATGAAGCCTGTAAGCAAAAGCATGGGGTGATATAATAAAGAAAAAGAATCAATCAAGGTCTATTGTTGTTAGATATATAGAGAAGGATTGACGGAACTAAATATTAAAGTATGGGAACTCTATTGGAAAAAATGCTGTCTTCGCTACGGATAAAGCGGGATAGATACAAGAGATATGAAGATGACTTAAAAGACATC is from Cytophagaceae bacterium ABcell3 and encodes:
- the ubiE gene encoding bifunctional demethylmenaquinone methyltransferase/2-methoxy-6-polyprenyl-1,4-benzoquinol methylase UbiE, translating into MTVTPYKDSTEGKKVQVARMFDNISHKYDFLNHFLSLGIDKGWRKKAIKMLSHEKPETILDVATGTGDFSVAALKSGAKHITGVDISAGMLEVGRKKVEKAGLTDKISFQQADSEQLPFEDNTFDAIIVAFGVRNFENLEKGLSEFYRVLKSNGTVMVLELSMPTNSILRGLFSLYFKRILPLIGKLVSRDNAAYSYLPESVENFPSGEAFLDKLTGIGFKSSKCTTLTFGISSIYTAKK